Within the Candidatus Zixiibacteriota bacterium genome, the region GTGGTGCCGGCGTTGAAGGGATTGGGGTAGTTCTGGTCCAGGCGGAGGCCGGAGGGCAGGAGGGTCGGGACGGCCTCCGGGACGCCGGTAGGCACCTCGAGCGCCAGGCGGGTGGACTCGAAGACCAGTTGCCGCTTCACAGTAGTGTCGCCGACCGCCAGTTGGCCGAAGCAGTCATCGCACAGACCGGCGGTGGTCGGCGGGGGGATCCTCTCGGAGGTGATGTCGGCGCCGGTCGGATCGCGCACGTCCAGGGAGACCAGAAGGTCAGGGTCCCCGGCTTTGACCAGAAGGTTGTCGTCGCAGGCGCCCCAGTAGAACCAGACGGGGGCATACGGTTGCGTTCCCGGCGGCGCAACGGGGCGAAAGATGATGCGGACGAGGACGCTGTCGCGCGGACCGGCGCCGGGGACGTACCCGGCCGGGCGGCGGCCAAGGATCTTGGCGCTCCAGTACGTCGGTCCAAGCGACGGCGCGGTCTCCTGGAACCAGGAAAAGCGCCAGGCCGCCTCCGCGCCGTCCGCGGCAGCGACGCTCTGGCATTGGAGCAGGGTGGAATCGTAGACGATGGCGAGATTGAAGAAGGCCAGCGCCCCCGGCGCGGCGGGCGGCTCACAGGTGACCACGGCGGCCGGCGGGCCGCCGGAGCTGTCGCACGTCTCCGGGACCAGGCGAATAACCGGGTCCGCGTGGGCGGCCCCGAGCAGCACGACAACGGCCAGCAGAGACCGCCCGCGCAGGCAGACTCCGCCCCGATGGTTCCGAGTAACGGCCATGGCTGACATCCCTTTCCCCTCGGGTGCCTGGCAGCGAACAGGATCTGAGCGGTCGCGGGTGTGCTCCGCCTCGGCGCCCGGACCTATAGGTTATAGAATCGGCCCGGCGGGGAACCGCCGGGCCGGCGCTCTGACTTACCCTATTCTTTGACGACGCGGAACACGAGCGGGCCTTTCCAGGCGGGCTCCTGCGTGGCGTCCGGGTTCGGGGTCGCCAACATCCAGTACCCGCCCGGCGGGTAGAACGCGGAATCCACCTGCATGAGGCCGGTTTCGGGCACGATCATTCTGAACGAGAGCACCTTTTGGTACGGATGCGGCTTGTACTCGTTCTGAACGCAGAGGCCGCCGAAACCGAGCAGTTCCGGCATTTCGCCGTTCCAGTCGGACTCGACCGCATAGACGCCGCCGAAATTCCAGACCGACTGATCCTGCCAGCCGTTGAACCCCTTGATATCGCCGGCGGGGTTGAGGCCGTTGCCGCTGTCGGCGACGTGGATCACCCGTTTGACGGAGGAATCCGGCGAGGTCAGGGCGAAGCCGAAAGCGAAACCGGTGAAGAGCGAGTCGTTCTCGATGTAGAAGTCGACGGAGACCGGGAGACCGGCTTTGACGGTCGTGTCATTGAGGACGCCGTCGCCCGAGAGCTTGACTCCGACAGTGCCGGCCGAGCCCAGCCCGGCGCAGAGCAGCACGGCGGCAACCGCGGTCATGAGAATTCGGAACACCATTGGAATCTCCTCAAAAGCTACTGTATCTGAAACAGTTGTGATCTCTTCGCATGATTCTCAACATAGGTCAGCCGCCGGGGCTTGTCAAACGGATTCTCACGGCTGTATGTCTTATACCCGGCCGGGCGAAAATCGTCCGCGCGGGCGGCCAATCTCCCGCGCGCGGTCCGATTGTCTTTTTGTTTGACCGTCCGGGGCGGACGGCTGTATCTTCGCGACAGGAAAGGAGGGCCGATGGCGACAAATCAGATCAGTCGTGTCACCGACACAAAAGTCATCCCCGAGCCGCCGACCATGACCTCGATCGTGCGCAAGTTCTGGATGGCCGTCTCGGGGGTTATTATCCTTACTTTCGTGGTCGGGCACATGCTGGGGAACCTCCAGGTGTTCCTGGGTCCCGACCAGATCAACGCCTACGCGCAGAAGCTCCGGGCGGTTCCGGCGCTCTTGTGGGCGGTCCGGGTGTTCTTTCTCGTCTGGGCGCTGGTGCACGTGGTCGACGGCGCCGTGCTGTGGCTCCGCAACCGCCAGTCGCGGCCGCAGACCTATGTCAAACAGCGGTTCCAGGAGGCGACGCTGGCCTCGCGGACGATGATCTGGACGGGGCTGGCGATCTTCTTCTTCATCGTCTACCACCTTCTCCACTACACGCTGTTTGTGACGAACCCGGAGTATGCCGGTCTGACGCTCCCGGACGGCCATCACAATGTCTATGCGATGCTCGTGCAGGGGTTCCAGAACCCGCTCATCTCGGTTGTGTACATTCTCGCGATCTTCTTCCTCGCCGTGCACCTCACCCACTCCATTTCGAGTTTCTTCCAGACGTTCGGCTGGACGCGCACGGAGCTGCAGCCGATTTTCCGCGGGATCGCCTGGACGGCCGCGGCCATCATCTTCATCGGCTATGTCAGCATCCCGATCGGCGTGCTGACGGGGATCATCGCGCCGATGGCGGAAAGGGGGTTTTGAGGCATGAAGCTTGACAGCAAAGTACCATCGGGGCCGCTGGCCGAGAAGTGGGACAAGCACCAATTCGAGAGCAAGCTGGTCAACCCGGCAAATAAGCGGAAGTTCAGCGTGATCATCGTCGGGTCGGGGCTGGCCGGAGCCAGCGCGGCGGCCACCCTGGGCGAACTGGGGTACAACGTGGCCGTATTCTGCTACCAGGACAGCGCCCGCCGGGCGCACAGCGTGGCGGCCCAGGGAGGCATCAACGCCTCGAAGAACTACCAGAACGACAGCGATTCGGTGTACCGGCTGTTCTACGACACCATCAAGGGCGGGGATTTCCGCTCGCGCGAGGCGAACGTCTACCGGCTGGCCCAGGTGAGCGAAAACATCATCGACCAGTGCGTGGCCCAGGGAGTGCCGTTCGCCCGCGACTACGGCGGCTACCTGGACAACCGGTCGTTCGGCGGGGCGCAGGTGTCGCGGACATTCTACGCGCGCGGCCAGACGGGGC harbors:
- a CDS encoding succinate dehydrogenase cytochrome b subunit, with product MATNQISRVTDTKVIPEPPTMTSIVRKFWMAVSGVIILTFVVGHMLGNLQVFLGPDQINAYAQKLRAVPALLWAVRVFFLVWALVHVVDGAVLWLRNRQSRPQTYVKQRFQEATLASRTMIWTGLAIFFFIVYHLLHYTLFVTNPEYAGLTLPDGHHNVYAMLVQGFQNPLISVVYILAIFFLAVHLTHSISSFFQTFGWTRTELQPIFRGIAWTAAAIIFIGYVSIPIGVLTGIIAPMAERGF
- a CDS encoding T9SS type A sorting domain-containing protein, which encodes MAVTRNHRGGVCLRGRSLLAVVVLLGAAHADPVIRLVPETCDSSGGPPAAVVTCEPPAAPGALAFFNLAIVYDSTLLQCQSVAAADGAEAAWRFSWFQETAPSLGPTYWSAKILGRRPAGYVPGAGPRDSVLVRIIFRPVAPPGTQPYAPVWFYWGACDDNLLVKAGDPDLLVSLDVRDPTGADITSERIPPPTTAGLCDDCFGQLAVGDTTVKRQLVFESTRLALEVPTGVPEAVPTLLPSGLRLDQNYPNPFNAGTTIGFVCPPGAAWRLEIRDLLGRRVRDFSGRADGDAVAVSWDGCDRAGSPAASGIYLCRLTVGDESRARKMLLLR